The sequence GCTGCTGCTGCGCGCCGCGGAACTGGCCTCGCAACTGCACGACCGGCAGATCGCGGTCCGGCTTGTCGCCAAGGCCCACCCGGCGCAGGGCAACGCCGCGGACCAGGCCCGGCTGGCCCTCGTCCGCGACATCGTGGAGCCCGGCGACGTCCGCGACACCGACCGCATCACCCTGCTCTGCGACATGGCCCTCAACGCCCGGGCCACCGGGGACACTGGCCTGGCCGCGATGCTCTGCTGGCGGGCCGCATCCCGCTCGTGGTGGGCAGGCCTGCCGGTCGACGACGGCGAACGGATCGTCGCCGTGCTCGGCAAGCTCGGCCTGGCAGCCGACGAACCGGCCGCGCTGGCCATCGCCGCGTACGCCCAGCCCGACGTGCACGGGCCCGCCGTCCTGCGGCAGCTGCCGTCGCTGGTGCCCGACCGCAGCGACACCGACGGCATGCGGTTCCTCGGCGGGGCCGCCCTAATCCTCGGCGACTTCGTCACCGCGTCCTCGTTCATGGGCACCGCCTCGGCCGGCTACCGGGCACAGGGCCGCGCCGCGCTGCTGGCCCGCAACCTGTCCTCGACCGCCTTCATCCGGTTGTGGCTCGGCGGATGGCCCGCGATCCGCGCCGACCTGGAAGAGGCCGAGGCCCTGGCCGAGGAGACCGGCGACTACTTCTGGATCGTCGCGGCCCGCGCCGCCCAGGCCCTACTCGAAGCGATGTGCGGCAACCATCAGGCCGCGTCCCGGCTGGCCGACTCGGTGCTGGCCAGCCCGCTGGTGGCCGGCGTGCGGTTCGTCTCCCAGGCCGCCCAGCACGCCCGCGGGATGGCCGCGAACGCCGCCGGGCGCCACGACCAGGCGTTCGACCTGCTCCTGCGGGTCTTCGACCCTCAGGACGACACCTTCCACCCGGACATGTGCGGCTGGGCACTGCCCGATCTGGCCGACGCCGCCGCACGCTCCGGCCGCCACCAGGAAGTACGCGAGATCCTCGCCCGATCCCGGCGGCGGGCGGACCGGCTGCCCTCACCTATGCTGCGGCGCTCCCTGGCGTACGCCCAAGCCGTCCTCGCGCCGGAGGACGACACCGAGCGGGCGTACGAGAAGGCTTTCGCGATGGACCTCGCGGCGTGGCCGGTGCACCGGGCGCGGCTCCAGCTCGCCCACGGTTCGTGGCTGCGCCGCCGCCGCCGCATCCTGGAGTCCCGCCCGCCGTTACGCGCCGCTCGCGACGGCTTCGACGCGCTCGGCGCTGCCGCCTGGGGCCGCCTCGCCCGTGAGGAGCTCCGGGCCGCCGGCGAGGAGAGCGCCGGCCGGGAGACCCCGTCCGGCGAGCGGCTGACCGCGCAGGAGCTGCAGACCGCGATGCTGGCCGCGGCCGGCCTGACGAACCGGGAGATCGGGCAGCGCTTGTTCATGTCGCACCGCACGGTCAGCTCCCACCTGTACCGCATCTTCCCGAAGCTCGGCATCAGCGCCCGCGGCCAGCTGCGCACGGCTCTGGAGACGCTGCCGCAGTCAGCTGACTGATGCGTCCCCGCCGGGCGCCGGAGATGGTCGGGGCATGAAAGACGTACGAGTTACGCATATCGGTGGACCGACGACGCTGATCGAAGTGGCCGGCTGGCGGATCCTCACCGACCCCACCTTCGACCCGCCGGGCCGTCGGTACTCGTTCGGCTGGGGCACCGGCTCCCGCAAGACCACCGGGCCGGCGCTGTCACCGGAACAGGTCGGCCCGGTGGACGTCATCCTGCTGAGCCACGACCACCACGCCGACAACCTCGACAATCGCGGCCGGGAACTGATCGCCCGGACACCCGTCGTGATCACCACCCGCGCCGGAGCCCGCCGGCTCGGCGACCCGGCGCAGGGGTTGCAGGCCTGGGAGAAGACCGTCCTGCGGGACCCGGATCGGCCGGCCATCACCGTCATTGCGACGCCGTGCCGGCACGGACCGGCGCTGAGCAGGCCGATCGCCGGCCAGGTGATCGGCTTCGCCCTGCACTGGCCCGGGCAGGAGCACGGCGCCCTCTGGGTCACCGGCGACACCGTCCTCTACCCGGCGGTGCGCGACGTGCCGCGCCGGCTCACCGTCGACACGGTGTTGCTGCACCTGGGCGCGGTCCGGTTCCCGATCACCGGCCGGCTGCACTACAGCCTCACCGCGGCCGAAGCCGTCGAGCTCTGCCGCCTGGTTCGGCCCCGCACCATCATCCCGGTGCACTACGAGGGATGGTCGCACTTCAGCCAGGGACGGCAGGCGATCGAGCGGGCCTTCGCCACCGCCCCGGACGGGCTCGGCGAGCGACTGCACTGGCTGCCGCTGACACGACAGTCAGTGGACTGATGCCCGGGCGGCCCCGGATCGACCAGCGTGGTGGCATGCCAACTCGACGTAACCTCATCGCCGGCTCAGCGGCCATCGCGGCCGGCACCCTGATCGGATCACCGGCCACCGCGTCCACCCGCAGCAAGCCGACCGTCGTGCTGGTGCACGGCGCGTTCGCGGACGCCTCCGGCTGGAACGACGTCGCCCGAATCCTGTTGCACGATGGCTACCGGGTGATCGCCCCGGCCAATCCGCTGCGCAGCGTGTCCGCCGACTCCGCCTATCTCTCGAGCGTCCTGGCGACCCTGACCGGGCCGCTGATCCTGGCCGGCCACTCCTACGGCGGCATGGTCATCACCAACGCCGCCCGGGACAACCCCCACGTCAAAGCCCTGGTGTACGTCGCCGCGTTCGCCCCTGACGAAGGGGAGACCCTGCACGACCTGCAGGTCAAGTACCCCGGCACCAAGCTCGACGAGAGTTCCCTGGACTTCCGGCCGCACCCCGGCGGCTACGACGGATACGTCAAGCCGGAGGCCTTCCGCGAGGTGTTCGCCGCCGACCTGCCCCGCCACGTCACCGACCTGATGGCCGTCACCCAGCGGCCCGGCGACACCACCACCCTGGGCGAGCCGTCCGGTGCGCCCGCCTGGAAGACGATTCCCTCGCACTTCCTGATCGCCCGCCACGACAACCTGATCCCGGCCACCGTGCAGCGATTCATGGCCGCCCGGGCCGGTGCCCGCAGCGTCGAGGTGAACTCCTCGCACGTCGCCATGATGTCCCAGCCGCGCGCGACCGCGGCCCTCATCCGGAAGGCAGCCCGATGAGATACGTGACCACCACCGACGGCGCGTCCATCTTCTACAAAGACTGGGGCGCGGGACGCCCGGTCGTGCTCAGCCACGGCTGGCCGCTCAACTCCGACAGCTGGGAGGCCCAGGCGCTCTTCCTGGCCGGCCACGGCTACCGGGTCATCGCCCACGACCGCCGGGGGCATGGCAGGTCCACCCAGACCTGGCACGGCAACGAGATGGACACCTACGCGGACGACCTCGCGGCCCTGATCGAGCACCTCGAGCTGACCGAGGTCACCCTGGTCGGGTTCTCCACCGGCGGCGGCGAGGTCACCCGCTATCTCGGGCGGCACGGGAGCGCCCGGGTCGCGCAAGCGGTCCTCGTCTCCGCGGTGCCGCCGCTCATGGTGCGCCGCGACGACAACCCGCACGGTGTGCCGATCGACGTCTTCGACGGCCTGCGCGCCGGCTCGGCGGCCGACCGTTCGCAGTTGTATAAGGACCTCGCCGACGGCCCGTTCTTCGGCAACAACCGCGACAGCGTACAGATCTCCCAGGGTATCCGCGACGCGTTCTGGCTGCAGAGCATGGCGGCCGGGCACCGCAACGCCTACGAGTCCATCGCGGCGTTCTCGGCCACCGACTTCCGCGACGACCTCGCCGCCTTCGACGTGCCGACGCTCGTCATCCACGGCGACGACGACCAGGTGGTGCCGTTCGAGGTCGGCGGCAAAACCTCCGCCGACCTGGTCAAGGACGCCCGGCTGCTCGTCTACCCGGGCGCGCCGCACGGTATCACCGACACCCACAAGGAGCAGCTCGGCAACGACCTGCTCACGTTCCTCGAGGAGTACCGCGCATGAGCACGATCGTCCTGATCCACGGACTGTGGGTCACCCCGCGCAGCTGGGAACAGTGGATCCCGTACCTCAAGGCCAAGGGCCACACGGTGATCGCGCCCGCGTACCCCGGCTTCGACGTCGAGGTGGAGGCGCTACGCGCCGACCCGGCCCCGATCGCCGCTGTGACCGTCCCCGAGACCCTCGCCCACCTGGAGGAGATCATCACCGCACTGCCGGAGAAGCCGATCCTGATCGGGCACTCCTTCGGCGGCACGCTCACCCAGCTGCTGCTCGACCGGGGCCACGGCGCGGCCGGCGTGGTAATCGACTCGGCGCCGCCGGAAGGTGTCCGGGTCACCCCGCCGTCGCAGATCAAATCCCTGTTCCCGATCTTGAACAATCCGGCGAAGCGCCACCAGGCGGCCGGCTTCACCCCCGAGCAGTGGCACTACGCGTTCACCAACACCCTCTCCGAGGAGCAGGCCCGGGAGGCCTACGACCGGTACGCGATCCCCGCGCCGGGCAGCTGGGTATGGGCCTACGGCCTGATCGCCAACTTCAAACCCGGCAAGCAGGAGACCTGGGTCGACTACCACAACAACGCCCGGGCGCCGCTGCTGTTCATCGCCGGCGGCGCGGACCACATCATGCCGCCGTCGGTTAACAGATCCAACGCCGAGCACTACAAGGCGCCGGACACGATCACCGACTATTACGAGTTCGCCGGCCGGTCCCACTGGACCTGTGCCGAACCGGGCTGGGAAGAGGTCGCCGACAAGGCACTCGACTGGGCGTTGCACCACGCTCGCTGACGGGTCGCATCCTGGGCCGGCGTCGTCTCCTGCCGGCCCAGGGAGCCGAGGATCATGCGTAGGTCCCGAGTTCGATTCTCGGAGGCGGCTCAGGGGAAGGCCCCGACCAGGAGAAATCTCGATCGGGGCCTTATGTTTGTCTATGTTGTTTGAATCGCCCCCCGAAAACCCCCCAGAAACGCGTGTGCGCGATCGGGTTTCACGTGTCTGCGCCGTGGCAGGGGCACGGCAAAGTCAGCGGGTGGGGTGTTTGGGCCACGGGCAGGGCAAAGTCGTAGAGTGCTCGTCTGAGGAGCAGTGACAAGTCCTCAAGGACCTGGCACTGATGTTCAACAGCATCGTGCAGGGTTGGATCAACTATTACGGGCGCTTCTGCAAGTCCATGTTGTATCCCCTCCTGCGGCGCATCAATGATCATCTGGTGCGTTGGGCCATGCGGAAATACAAACGGTTGCGCCGACGCGAGAAGCGGGCGGGGGAGTTGATGGCGGAAGCCTCACGGCGATCCCCACGACTGTTCGCCCACTGGCGGTTCGGCCTCAAACCCGGCGGCTGGACGATGGGAGCCGTGTAAGCCGAGAGGTTTAAGCACGGTTCTATGAGCGGCGGGGGTGCGATTCCCCCCGCCGACTCTCCTCGTCGTCATGGTGTCCGGAACGAGGGAACAGGCCGAAAGCCTGTGGGAACAGGTGGCGGCGGTCCTCGCCCCGGTCCGGCTCCGGCTGGCACCGGACAAGACGAAGATCGTGCGTGTGCCACGCGCGCAGAGGGAGAGGTTGGGATGTAGGTAGGAGACCTCGATCGATGTGCTGCTGCGTGGAAGATGAAGGATTGTGGCCCTTCGGCATCGCCCTTCGGGGGGTGGTGTCAAACCGCCTCATGCTGCGTTGGCTGAAGACCGGCGTGGTGAGCGATGAGGAAAAGGCGCCGTGAGAGGTGTCAGGTGGGAATCGGGAAGGCGAGCGTAAGCGAATCGCTATTGAAGTGTCGAAATTAGTTTTAGATGGCATCAGAACTGGAGCGTGCACGAGGTTCCAGGATGAGTCTGGCGGATACCCGGTTACTGGCCAGGCGGTGCCCGGCATGTAGGCGACGCGAGCCCGGTTTGCTGCTTTCACGTGGAACGTGGGAAGGCCAGCCCCGACACTGCCGCCGCTGGGGAGCGGCGGCGAGAGGGAGTGCGCCAAGCGGCAGAAACCGTAAGGCGTTGAGTACTGTCGCGGGGTTGGCATTCGGACCGGCTCATAGTAGTGAGGAACCCTCTGTAATGGAGGGGGAGCGAAGGGGCCGGACCATCCGGGGTGAGTTCGTTCGGGCAACCAGAAGATTCTGGGAGGGATCGAGTGGGCGAGCTGAAGTCGCCGGGAAAGCCGTTTGTCATCTCGAAGCGGCTCGTCTGGGAAGCGTACCTGAGAGTCAAGGCCAACCAGGGTGCGCCGGGTGTGGATGGGTGCTCGATAGAAGAGTTCGAAGCCGATCTGGAGAATAATCTGTACCGGATCTGGAATAGGATGTCTTCGGGTAGCTACTTCCCACCCCCGGTGAAGGCGGTGGAGATGCCGAAGTCGCATGGCGGGGTAAGAATTTTGGGCGTGCCGACTGTGGCTGATCGGATTGCGCAAACGGTGGTTGCCATCGAGTTGGAGAAACGGGTGGAACCGATGTTCCACCGGGACTCGTTCGGCTATCGGCCACGGCGCTCCGCGTTGGACGCGGTAGGCACGTGCCGGAAACGCTGCTGGGAATACGATTGGGTGGTCGATTTGGACATCCAAAAGTTCTTCGACAGTGTCGATCACTCGCTGATGGTCAAGGCGGTAGAGGCCAACACCGACCAACCGTGGGTGGTGCTGTATGTGAAAAGGTGGCTCGTTGCGCCGATACAGCATCCCGACGGTTCCCTGCACGAGCGAGACAGAGGAACCCCGCAGGGTTCGGCCGTTTCGCCCGTGCTGGCCAACCTCTTCCTCCACTACGGATTCGACCTGTGGATGGCCCGCACGTTTCCGGCTGTCCGGTTCGAAAGATATGTGGATGATGCGGTGGTGCACTGCGCGACCCGCCAGCAAGCGGAAATGCTGCGGGCCGCAATTGATCAGCGGATGGTGGAGATCGGGTTGCGACTGCACCCGGACAAGACCCGAATAGTCTATTGCAAGGACAGCAACCGGCGGGACGAGCACGATGCCGTCTCGTTTACGTTCTTGGGCTACACCTTCCAACCCCGGCGAGCGCGGAACACGCGGAGGCAGGTGCGGTTCACCTCGTTCCAGCCTGCGATGAGCCGGGAGAAGCTGACCGAGAAGGGCCGGGAAGTCCGCCGCTGGCGGCTGCACCGGCGACCAAACGACACTCTGGACGACCTCGCGGAGGCGATCAACCCGATCGTGCGAGGTTGGATGACCTACTGGGGCCGGTTCTACCGGACCGAAATGGACCCGCTTCTCAAACGCATCAACACCTACCTGATGCGGTGGGCGCGCAAGAAGTACAGGCGGTTGCGTGGGTTCAAGCGCCTCAAGGCGTGGTGGAAAGCGGTTACGCAACGTGACCCCGTCCTCTTCGCGCACTGGGAGTGGACTCACCGTTTCCATCCGGCTGGGTGGTAAGAGCGGAGTGACGGGAGACCGTCACGCTCCGTTCTGTGGGAGCCCGAGGGTGAGATTCCCTCGGGCTACCCGACACATCGACGAGGGCTTCAAACTTTCTCGGGTTCCGCATCCGGAGAGACCGGCAGAAGGGAAGCGACCGCCGTTACATCTACGCCTTCCCATCGAAGATGGCGCTCGCCCCGGGGTCCGACGCGGCCATCCTGTACATCGGCGGCAAGGCGGGCTGCGGCTGGCGCATCGACCGAGCCACCACTAGTGTCTGCGGGTTCAGTCGGGATGGCGGGCGATGGGTTTGCCGCGTGGGTGGATGCCGGCGACGCCGCGGCCCAGGTCTATGGCCGTGCCGGAGCGTGCGGTCGCGGCGAGCGCTGCGCCGAAGAGGAGGATCTGGTTGAGCAGGTAGAGGTAGGTGAGCAGGCCCACAGGCCCGACCACCGCTGTGAAGGCGGGCCGGTTCTCGGTACGAGCGATGAGCAGGCGTCCGACCGTGTTAAGCAGTTGGATGCCGAGGGCGGTGACAAGGGCCGCCGGAAGCAGCCGGCGCAGGCTCATCCGGATCCTGGACAGTGCGGTGAGCACCGCGGTGGCGAGAACCAGGTTGACGAGCAGCTCGAGCAGGTGGCTGCACACCGCCACGACGGTGCGGGAGCCAGGTGTCAGACTTTGCGTGAGCGTGTTAATCAATGCGGTGGTGGCGAGTGATCCGGCGAACAGTAGTCCCAGCCCGACGAGCGCGCCGAGGTCGACCAGCCGGCGCAGGAGCCAGTTGCCTGGCTGTTGGTCGA is a genomic window of Micromonospora tarapacensis containing:
- a CDS encoding helix-turn-helix transcriptional regulator, with amino-acid sequence MDLAAWPVHRARLQLAHGSWLRRRRRILESRPPLRAARDGFDALGAAAWGRLAREELRAAGEESAGRETPSGERLTAQELQTAMLAAAGLTNREIGQRLFMSHRTVSSHLYRIFPKLGISARGQLRTALETLPQSAD
- a CDS encoding MBL fold metallo-hydrolase, with the protein product MKDVRVTHIGGPTTLIEVAGWRILTDPTFDPPGRRYSFGWGTGSRKTTGPALSPEQVGPVDVILLSHDHHADNLDNRGRELIARTPVVITTRAGARRLGDPAQGLQAWEKTVLRDPDRPAITVIATPCRHGPALSRPIAGQVIGFALHWPGQEHGALWVTGDTVLYPAVRDVPRRLTVDTVLLHLGAVRFPITGRLHYSLTAAEAVELCRLVRPRTIIPVHYEGWSHFSQGRQAIERAFATAPDGLGERLHWLPLTRQSVD
- a CDS encoding alpha/beta fold hydrolase, which produces MPTRRNLIAGSAAIAAGTLIGSPATASTRSKPTVVLVHGAFADASGWNDVARILLHDGYRVIAPANPLRSVSADSAYLSSVLATLTGPLILAGHSYGGMVITNAARDNPHVKALVYVAAFAPDEGETLHDLQVKYPGTKLDESSLDFRPHPGGYDGYVKPEAFREVFAADLPRHVTDLMAVTQRPGDTTTLGEPSGAPAWKTIPSHFLIARHDNLIPATVQRFMAARAGARSVEVNSSHVAMMSQPRATAALIRKAAR
- a CDS encoding alpha/beta hydrolase — its product is MSTIVLIHGLWVTPRSWEQWIPYLKAKGHTVIAPAYPGFDVEVEALRADPAPIAAVTVPETLAHLEEIITALPEKPILIGHSFGGTLTQLLLDRGHGAAGVVIDSAPPEGVRVTPPSQIKSLFPILNNPAKRHQAAGFTPEQWHYAFTNTLSEEQAREAYDRYAIPAPGSWVWAYGLIANFKPGKQETWVDYHNNARAPLLFIAGGADHIMPPSVNRSNAEHYKAPDTITDYYEFAGRSHWTCAEPGWEEVADKALDWALHHAR
- a CDS encoding group II intron maturase-specific domain-containing protein, whose product is MALMFNSIVQGWINYYGRFCKSMLYPLLRRINDHLVRWAMRKYKRLRRREKRAGELMAEASRRSPRLFAHWRFGLKPGGWTMGAV
- the ltrA gene encoding group II intron reverse transcriptase/maturase; protein product: MGELKSPGKPFVISKRLVWEAYLRVKANQGAPGVDGCSIEEFEADLENNLYRIWNRMSSGSYFPPPVKAVEMPKSHGGVRILGVPTVADRIAQTVVAIELEKRVEPMFHRDSFGYRPRRSALDAVGTCRKRCWEYDWVVDLDIQKFFDSVDHSLMVKAVEANTDQPWVVLYVKRWLVAPIQHPDGSLHERDRGTPQGSAVSPVLANLFLHYGFDLWMARTFPAVRFERYVDDAVVHCATRQQAEMLRAAIDQRMVEIGLRLHPDKTRIVYCKDSNRRDEHDAVSFTFLGYTFQPRRARNTRRQVRFTSFQPAMSREKLTEKGREVRRWRLHRRPNDTLDDLAEAINPIVRGWMTYWGRFYRTEMDPLLKRINTYLMRWARKKYRRLRGFKRLKAWWKAVTQRDPVLFAHWEWTHRFHPAGW
- a CDS encoding YhjD/YihY/BrkB family envelope integrity protein, with product MGINSRLKDRFSRTLAGARQRLMVVNHTWRAVQRFTDVLGGRLAGAVSYFGFFATYALGVLAYSIVGRLLDPDEAGVLRAANQYLESNLPWIAPIANEVRRGDVTVLAGAALLLAGIGWVEALRSSLRAVWLLDQQPGNWLLRRLVDLGALVGLGLLFAGSLATTALINTLTQSLTPGSRTVVAVCSHLLELLVNLVLATAVLTALSRIRMSLRRLLPAALVTALGIQLLNTVGRLLIARTENRPAFTAVVGPVGLLTYLYLLNQILLFGAALAATARSGTAIDLGRGVAGIHPRGKPIARHPD